ATCGAGCTGTTCACCGCGCTGCTGCTGTCGCTGCCCGGCTCCCCCATCCTGTACTACGGCGACGAGATCGGGATGGGCGACAACATCTGGCTCGGCGACCGGGACGCCGTGCGCACGCCGATGCAGTGGACCCCGGACCGGAACGCGGGCTTCTCGTCCTGCGACCCGGGCCGGCTCTTCCTGCCGACCATCATGGACCCGGTCCACGGGTACCAGGTGACCAACGTCGAGGCGGCGATGACCTCGCCCGCCTCGCTGCTGCACTGGACGCGGCGGATGGTCGAGATCCGCAAGCAGAACCTCGCGTTCGGGCTCGGCTCCTACTCGGAGCTGCCCTCCTCCAACCCGGCCGTCCTGGCTTTCCTGCGCGAGCACGGGGACGACCTGGTGATGTGCGTCAACAACTTCTCCCGCTTCTCGCAGCCCACCGAGCTCGATCTGCGGCCCTGGGCGGGGCGCGTGCCCGTCGAGCTCATCGGGGGTGTTCGTTTCCCACCGATCGGGGAACTTCCGTATCTGCTGACCCTGGCGGGCCACGGCTTCTACTGGTTCCGGCTGCGTAAAGCCTCGGAGTCATAAGCCGTAGAGGGCGCGAAACAGGCTTACCCCCAGCCTGCTGGGGGAAGCCTACCCATACCTCTAAGCGTTGCCCAAAGCCATCCATATGCGTAACGAGCCTCACCCGCTCGGTCGTCGTTCTCTCGCGACACGTCCCGCGCCGCCGGGCAACCCACGCCGCAATCCGGGACACTTCGTCACATTATTCGTGCCCGGGGAAAGGACGCCATGACGGACAGCTCCTCGCCCCAGACGGCTCCGGTCCGGCCCTCACTCACCACCGCCCCGCAGGGCAGCGCCATGCTCCGCTCCCTCACGGGCCTGCTCACCCGCTGGCTGCCCAGGCAGCGGTGGTTCGCCGGCAAGGGTCGCCCGCTCAGCGGACTCACCGTGGTCTCCGCCACCGAGCTGCTCCCCTGCGGCTCCGGCGGCCCGACCCCGGGCCTGCTGCACCTCCTCCTCCGCGCCCGCCAGGGCCCGGCGTCCGGCGACTGCTATCAGCTGCTGCTCGGGGTCCGCCCGGCCCTGCCGCCCTCGCTCGCCTCCGCGCTCGTCGGCCGCCCGGCGGAGGGCCCGCTGCGCGGCAGCGTGGTCTACGAGGCGCTGCACGATCCGCGGCTCGCGGGCCTGCTGCTGGAGCGGCTGCGCGCCCCCGGCACCCTGGGCTCGCTGCACTTCGGCCGCGCCCCCGGCGTGAGCATCCCGTCCGGACTGCCCGCCCGGTTGCTCTCCAGCGAGCAGAGCAACTCGTCGGTGGTCTACGGCGACATGTACATCCTCAAGCTCTTCCGCCGCGTCAGCCCCGGCGTCAACCCGGACCTGGAGCTGCCGCTCGCCCTCGCCAAGGCCGGGTCCACCCGGGTCCCGGCGCCGGCCGCCTGGTTCGAGGCGGTCTGGCCGGGCGGCATGACCGAGCCGCTGACCCTCGGGGTGCTCGCCCCCTATCTCACGGGCTCCACGGACGGCTGGGTGCTCGCGCTGAGCTCCCTCAGCCGCCGCGCCGACTTCACCTCCTCCGCGCACGCGCTGGGCCGGGCCACCGCCGAGGTGCACACCGCGCTCGCCGCCGCCCTGCCCACCTCCGTGCTGCGCCGCCCGCAGCTGGAGCAGGCCGCCACCGCCATGACCGAGCGGCTCGCCGAGGCCGCCTCCGCCGTGCCCGCGCTGCGCCCGTACCGCGCGGGGCTGCGGACCGCGTTCGAGGCGCTGGGCGACTACGCGCGGCGCGGCGGCACCTGCGCCGTGCAGCGACTGCACGGCGACCTCCACCTCGGCCAGGTGCTGCGCAGTCCCGATCCGGAGGGCCGGGGCTGCCACTGGTCGGTGATCGACTTCGAGGGCGAGCCGGCCCGGCCACTCAGCGACCGCCGCCGCCTCGGGCCGCCCGTGCGCGACATCGCCGGGATGCTGCGTTCGTTCGACTACGCCGCGAGCCAGCACCCGGCCAGCGGGCCGTGGGTCGACGCCTGGTACCGCGCGAACCGGACGGCGTACTGCCGGGGGTACGCGGAGGCGTCGGGCCACGACCCGCTGGAGCAGCCGGAGCTGCTGCGGGCGCACGAGACGGACAAGGCCGTGTACGAAGTGCTGTACGAGGCCCGGCACCGTCCCGCGTGGCTGCACGTCCCGATGGCGGCGATCCGCCGCCTCGCCGCGCCCCCGGATCACTGACCCCGGGCCGACCCCCGGGCCGACCCCCGGACCGAAAGGACTCCCCCACCGTGCTTTCCGCCGAGCGCCCGACCCTGCCCAGCGAGGACCGCGACCGGCTGCTGGCCGGGGCGCATCACGATCCGCACGCGCTCCTCGGCGCCCACGCCGTCCCCGCGGGCACGCTGGTGCGCGCGCTGCGCCCACTGGCGCGGAGCGTGCGCGTGCGCGGCACGGAGCTGGCGCCGGAGGGCGACGGGCTGTTCGCCGCCGTGCTGCCGTTGTCGCGCGCCGACCTCGGGGCCTACCGCCTGGAGGTGGGCTACGACGGCGGCACGGTGGTCGAGGCCGAGGACCCGTACCGTTTCCTGCCCGCCCTGGGCGAGCTCGACCTGCACCTGATCGGCGAGGGCCGGCACGAGCGGCTGTGGGACGCGCTGGGCGCGCGGCCGATGACGCACGAGGGCGTGCCGGGCACCCGCTTCACCGTCTGGGCACCGAACGCGCGCGGGGTGCGGGTGGCCGGCGACTTCAGCTCCTGGGACGGCACCGGCTTCCCGATGCGCTCGCTCGGCTCGAGCGGCGTGTGGGAGCTGTTCGTGCCCGGGGTCGGCCCCGGCACGCTGTACAAGTTCGACGTGTGCGGCGCCGACGGCGCGCA
Above is a window of Streptomyces sp. NBC_01803 DNA encoding:
- a CDS encoding maltokinase N-terminal cap-like domain-containing protein, producing MTDSSSPQTAPVRPSLTTAPQGSAMLRSLTGLLTRWLPRQRWFAGKGRPLSGLTVVSATELLPCGSGGPTPGLLHLLLRARQGPASGDCYQLLLGVRPALPPSLASALVGRPAEGPLRGSVVYEALHDPRLAGLLLERLRAPGTLGSLHFGRAPGVSIPSGLPARLLSSEQSNSSVVYGDMYILKLFRRVSPGVNPDLELPLALAKAGSTRVPAPAAWFEAVWPGGMTEPLTLGVLAPYLTGSTDGWVLALSSLSRRADFTSSAHALGRATAEVHTALAAALPTSVLRRPQLEQAATAMTERLAEAASAVPALRPYRAGLRTAFEALGDYARRGGTCAVQRLHGDLHLGQVLRSPDPEGRGCHWSVIDFEGEPARPLSDRRRLGPPVRDIAGMLRSFDYAASQHPASGPWVDAWYRANRTAYCRGYAEASGHDPLEQPELLRAHETDKAVYEVLYEARHRPAWLHVPMAAIRRLAAPPDH